One genomic region from Phycisphaeraceae bacterium encodes:
- the rho gene encoding transcription termination factor Rho: protein MSTKTLTGILEWPSRAEGRVRQLAEDLTLMEKADDPFVPISFGDELPLRNGLEVTVEVVDRKPRRRRRGRPNGQVRTARPVVETFLQIEGMDPERFKTSKPFETLTSVDPQPRLTLEYPGCPPACRLIDLFCPIGRGQRAMIVSPPKAGKTTLLKDLATSVLMNHKDVDVFMLLIDERPEEVTDFKRAFTRPNRDGVWDHPWEPHRVTVIASSNDHDVERHIQISLLTIERCKRMVECGRHVVVFLDSLTRLGRAFNRSRKHSSSGRTMTGGIDSKALEVPKQIFGAARNTEEAGSLTIIASCLVDTGSQGDQVIFEEFKGTGNMELILDRRVAEKRLFPAIDLAASGTRKEDLLLDEKTLKTITALRRRMLSMPPPQQIEQLLAALQRFETNAQLVGATSDSAR from the coding sequence ATGTCAACGAAGACCCTCACCGGGATCCTCGAATGGCCTTCTCGCGCTGAAGGGCGCGTACGCCAACTCGCCGAGGACTTAACACTTATGGAAAAGGCCGACGACCCGTTCGTCCCAATCTCCTTCGGAGATGAGTTGCCGCTGCGCAACGGGCTGGAGGTCACGGTCGAGGTCGTCGATCGCAAACCCCGACGCCGTCGCCGAGGACGCCCCAATGGTCAGGTGCGCACCGCTCGCCCGGTCGTTGAAACATTTCTTCAGATCGAAGGGATGGATCCAGAACGTTTCAAGACTTCCAAGCCTTTCGAGACGCTGACTTCGGTCGATCCGCAGCCTCGGCTGACGCTCGAGTACCCCGGCTGCCCACCAGCGTGCCGCCTCATCGACCTGTTCTGCCCCATCGGGCGAGGCCAGCGGGCGATGATCGTCAGCCCGCCCAAGGCCGGCAAAACGACCCTTCTCAAAGACCTGGCGACATCTGTTCTCATGAACCACAAGGATGTCGATGTCTTCATGCTTCTGATCGATGAAAGACCTGAAGAAGTCACAGACTTCAAGCGGGCCTTCACTCGTCCCAACCGTGATGGCGTCTGGGATCACCCATGGGAGCCTCACCGCGTCACCGTCATCGCGTCGAGCAACGATCACGACGTCGAACGGCATATACAGATCTCGCTCCTGACGATCGAACGCTGCAAGCGCATGGTCGAGTGTGGACGTCATGTCGTTGTGTTCCTCGATTCGCTGACTCGACTCGGGCGGGCGTTCAATCGAAGCCGCAAGCACTCTTCCAGCGGCCGGACGATGACCGGCGGAATCGACTCCAAAGCCCTCGAAGTTCCCAAGCAGATCTTCGGCGCCGCTCGCAACACTGAAGAAGCCGGAAGCCTGACGATCATCGCCAGTTGCCTTGTCGACACCGGCAGCCAGGGCGATCAGGTCATCTTCGAGGAGTTCAAGGGCACCGGAAACATGGAGTTGATCCTCGATCGCCGCGTGGCTGAGAAGAGACTTTTCCCAGCTATCGACCTGGCAGCGAGCGGCACGCGCAAGGAAGATCTGCTGCTCGACGAGAAGACACTCAAGACGATCACCGCCCTGCGCCGGCGCATGCTCAGCATGCCTCCGCCGCAGCAGATTGAACAATTGCTCGCCGCGCTCCAGCGTTTCGAGACCAATGCCCAGCTCGTGGGCGCGACGTCCGATTCGGCTCGCTGA
- the ptsP gene encoding phosphoenolpyruvate--protein phosphotransferase, producing MKILKGIKVSSGIAIGRAFVIDDVQLPRIPKRSVRPERVQAELDRFERARLDAIAELDQVHNEALVDMGQDSAKIFLFHRGMLEDPALLGPIRAMIQDERVSPEYAAAQTFRAWMKRFAEKDDSAFRTKINDLHDISHRLIGCLIGKRLTTSEELPDDNTIIVASELTPSQTVAFDRSRIIGMVTELGGQTSHTAIVARALGLPAVVGCANLRSLVSDGMPLIIDGARGRVIIEPDDETIEQYQGYIKQSREFDRSLEELAPKSATTSDGVEIELLGNIEFPEEASTVVERGGAGIGLYRTEFLYLTGDHEPSEDEQFEAYKTCIDRLAGRPLTIRTLDLGADKYTQLRAETPERNPFLGLRSIRYCLAHLPMFRTQLRALLRASAHGPLKIMLPLVTSIHEFRQTRYLIRDAMEDLDDLGLPYDRNVRVGIMVEVPSAVLLADVFAREVDFFSIGTNDLVQYALAVDRTNERVASMYQPAHPAVLRLIRMVVKSARRKNLPVSCCGEAASDLEYVPLLLGLGVRTLSVNASSIPVVKRLIRSVSMAQCERIAKKAITFDSELESAAFLRTRVRKIVPEAFEGRAGEE from the coding sequence ATGAAGATTCTCAAAGGCATCAAGGTCTCCAGCGGCATCGCCATCGGGCGGGCATTTGTCATTGACGACGTGCAATTGCCTCGCATTCCGAAGCGATCGGTCCGTCCGGAGCGGGTTCAGGCCGAGCTCGACCGCTTCGAGCGGGCTCGACTGGATGCCATTGCCGAACTCGATCAGGTCCACAATGAGGCCTTGGTGGACATGGGGCAGGATTCGGCAAAGATTTTTCTTTTCCACCGCGGCATGCTCGAGGACCCTGCACTTCTCGGACCAATACGGGCCATGATTCAAGACGAGCGGGTCTCGCCCGAATACGCTGCGGCCCAGACTTTCCGCGCGTGGATGAAGCGATTTGCTGAGAAAGACGACTCGGCCTTTCGAACCAAGATCAACGACCTTCACGACATCTCTCACCGCCTGATCGGGTGCCTGATTGGCAAACGCCTGACCACGTCCGAGGAACTTCCTGACGACAACACCATCATCGTCGCCAGCGAACTGACTCCGAGTCAGACAGTTGCCTTCGACCGCTCACGCATCATCGGCATGGTGACGGAACTGGGTGGCCAGACAAGCCACACCGCGATTGTCGCGCGTGCTCTGGGCCTCCCGGCGGTGGTCGGATGTGCCAATCTGCGTTCTCTCGTCTCGGACGGCATGCCGCTGATTATCGACGGCGCGCGCGGGCGGGTCATCATCGAGCCGGATGACGAAACCATCGAGCAGTATCAGGGATATATCAAACAGTCGCGCGAGTTTGATCGCTCGCTCGAAGAACTCGCACCAAAGTCGGCTACCACCTCCGACGGCGTGGAAATCGAACTGCTCGGCAACATCGAGTTCCCCGAAGAAGCCTCAACCGTGGTCGAGCGCGGTGGGGCTGGCATCGGGCTCTATCGCACCGAATTTCTCTACCTCACAGGCGATCACGAACCAAGCGAGGATGAGCAGTTTGAGGCCTACAAGACCTGCATCGACCGCCTTGCGGGTCGCCCGCTGACCATCCGCACGCTCGACCTCGGAGCCGACAAGTACACCCAGCTCAGGGCAGAGACACCCGAACGCAATCCGTTCCTGGGCCTGCGCTCGATCCGTTATTGCCTGGCCCACCTGCCCATGTTCAGGACCCAGTTGCGTGCTTTGCTGCGAGCCTCAGCTCACGGGCCCCTCAAAATCATGCTCCCGCTCGTGACATCGATCCATGAGTTTCGGCAGACACGCTACCTGATTCGGGATGCGATGGAGGATCTGGACGATCTTGGGCTGCCGTATGACCGGAATGTACGGGTCGGGATCATGGTGGAAGTCCCTTCGGCGGTGCTTCTGGCCGATGTTTTTGCGCGGGAAGTGGACTTTTTCTCCATCGGCACCAACGACCTGGTGCAGTACGCTCTGGCGGTGGACCGAACAAATGAACGGGTCGCGTCAATGTATCAGCCCGCCCATCCGGCGGTTCTGAGGCTGATTCGCATGGTTGTCAAGTCGGCCCGGCGCAAGAACCTTCCCGTTTCATGTTGCGGCGAGGCGGCGTCCGATCTGGAGTATGTCCCTTTGTTGTTGGGCCTCGGCGTGCGTACGCTCTCTGTGAACGCGTCGAGTATCCCGGTCGTCAAACGACTGATCCGAAGCGTGTCGATGGCTCAGTGCGAGCGGATTGCCAAAAAAGCGATCACGTTCGATTCGGAACTCGAATCCGCAGCGTTCCTGCGAACGAGAGTCAGAAAAATAGTTCCCGAGGCGTTCGAAGGGCGTGCCGGAGAAGAGTGA
- a CDS encoding Rne/Rng family ribonuclease, whose product MPHGKMLINYVPGEECRVAIVENGQLEEYHAEPTNAVSRVGNIYLGKVTNVEAGIQAAFIDFGVEDAGFLHVSDLHPQYFPGEDEDTTERVGKKTPRRSRPPMQQALKRGQEIIVQVLKEGIGTKGPTLTSYLSIPGRFLVMMPQMDRVGVSRKVEDEEQRAEMRQILDTLDLPEGFGFILRTAGFNRTKVELKRDLAYLLRLWKDMEHRRASGKGAKLLYSESDLLVRSLRDLLSQDIDEVIIDHEMALRRAARFMKIVAPRSQAKLRHYKGQTPLYHSFGVTEQIRQIHSRDVPLPSGGRLVIDETEALVAIDVNSGKMRSARDAETNAYQVNLEAVDVICRQLRLRDLGGLVINDLIDMRSPQHRKDIENRFKERLKKDRARTTILPISAFGILEMTRQRMRGSHESVHFSGCPSCRGRGVVQKPDSVAADALQDLAALLDHDKVAKVEMVVNPRVAAALLSTRRAALTRIEHLSGKHVEVRISDAIGSDRVTFYAYDAGGADVDLEKLPKKSKKPELTDWAVEGSRDDESGWAVDLRAEAEEIAEQTAEAFAEVQASIEERQHDLSLPVADLDDDDDHEPIETGSPEARKKKRRRRRRRRGDGEGDNSRTPETQHSAESKPESQDADTGPEQTGDPDESHAASSDGSTGLTRKKRRRRRRKSGASSLVSPAEQPAETAPVSDPSTPEAGEHESEHEFDQPRKKKRRRRRGGSRAGADAPAADAPASAPETAPHASASDNHAPPNISTRKKRPPRSRDSGTPKATGTASPAPEPAASEPKPRRSLYSAARRKLAPSEKARLGEE is encoded by the coding sequence ATGCCACATGGCAAAATGTTGATCAACTACGTTCCGGGCGAAGAGTGCCGGGTCGCGATCGTCGAAAACGGACAACTCGAGGAATACCACGCCGAGCCGACCAACGCCGTCAGCCGCGTCGGGAACATTTACCTCGGCAAGGTGACCAACGTTGAAGCGGGAATTCAGGCCGCGTTTATCGACTTCGGAGTCGAGGACGCCGGGTTCCTGCATGTGTCTGATCTTCACCCGCAGTACTTTCCGGGCGAGGACGAAGACACGACCGAGCGCGTGGGCAAGAAGACTCCGCGTCGCAGCCGCCCACCGATGCAGCAGGCGCTCAAACGCGGGCAGGAGATCATCGTTCAAGTGCTCAAGGAAGGCATCGGGACCAAAGGCCCGACGCTGACCAGTTACCTGTCGATTCCCGGGCGATTCCTTGTGATGATGCCGCAGATGGACCGCGTGGGCGTGAGCCGCAAGGTCGAGGATGAAGAACAGCGCGCCGAAATGCGACAGATCCTCGACACACTGGACCTGCCCGAAGGGTTCGGGTTCATTCTGCGCACCGCTGGGTTTAACCGCACCAAGGTCGAACTCAAACGCGACCTGGCGTACCTGCTGCGCCTGTGGAAGGACATGGAGCACCGCCGGGCATCTGGCAAGGGGGCCAAACTGCTCTATTCTGAGAGCGATCTTCTGGTGCGCAGCCTGCGCGATCTGCTGAGCCAGGACATCGACGAAGTCATCATCGATCATGAGATGGCGCTCCGGCGTGCAGCCCGGTTCATGAAGATCGTCGCCCCACGTTCGCAGGCCAAACTGCGCCACTACAAAGGGCAGACGCCGCTGTACCACTCCTTCGGCGTCACCGAACAGATTCGACAGATCCACTCGCGCGATGTGCCGCTCCCGTCGGGCGGTCGTCTGGTCATCGATGAAACCGAAGCCCTCGTCGCCATCGACGTCAACAGCGGCAAGATGCGATCGGCCCGCGATGCCGAAACCAATGCGTATCAGGTCAATCTCGAAGCGGTCGATGTGATCTGCCGTCAACTGCGGCTGCGTGACCTGGGCGGACTCGTCATCAACGATCTGATCGACATGCGCAGCCCGCAGCACCGCAAGGATATCGAGAACCGATTCAAGGAACGACTCAAGAAGGATCGCGCGCGAACAACGATCCTCCCGATCTCGGCCTTCGGCATTCTCGAAATGACACGGCAGCGGATGCGAGGCAGCCATGAGTCGGTGCATTTCTCCGGGTGTCCTTCGTGCCGAGGCAGAGGCGTCGTGCAAAAGCCCGACAGCGTCGCAGCCGATGCCTTGCAGGATCTGGCAGCCTTGCTCGATCACGATAAGGTCGCCAAGGTCGAGATGGTCGTCAACCCGCGCGTCGCCGCCGCCCTGCTCAGCACCCGGCGGGCAGCACTGACACGCATCGAGCACCTCAGCGGCAAGCATGTCGAAGTACGCATCAGCGACGCCATCGGCTCGGATCGCGTGACGTTCTACGCCTACGACGCAGGCGGGGCCGACGTCGATCTCGAAAAACTCCCAAAGAAGAGCAAGAAACCCGAACTCACGGACTGGGCGGTCGAAGGTTCGCGCGACGACGAGAGCGGCTGGGCTGTGGACCTTCGCGCCGAAGCCGAGGAGATTGCCGAACAGACCGCTGAAGCCTTCGCCGAAGTTCAGGCTTCAATCGAGGAGCGCCAGCATGACCTGAGCCTGCCGGTGGCCGATCTCGACGACGATGACGATCACGAGCCGATTGAAACGGGCTCGCCGGAGGCTCGCAAGAAGAAACGTCGCAGGCGTCGGCGCAGGCGCGGCGATGGTGAGGGAGACAACAGTCGTACACCAGAAACACAACACTCTGCGGAGAGCAAGCCCGAATCCCAGGATGCGGACACTGGCCCTGAACAGACAGGCGATCCGGATGAATCGCATGCGGCGAGCTCGGATGGATCAACCGGCCTGACGCGCAAGAAGCGTCGACGTCGACGCCGTAAGTCTGGAGCATCATCGCTGGTGTCGCCCGCCGAGCAACCCGCCGAAACCGCGCCAGTGAGTGATCCTTCAACGCCCGAAGCCGGCGAGCACGAGAGCGAGCATGAATTCGATCAGCCTCGCAAGAAAAAACGCCGACGTCGTCGTGGCGGCTCGCGTGCCGGTGCCGACGCGCCTGCTGCAGATGCTCCTGCGTCAGCTCCAGAGACGGCTCCCCACGCGAGCGCGAGCGACAATCACGCTCCGCCCAACATATCGACCCGCAAGAAGCGTCCGCCGCGGTCCCGCGACTCGGGGACGCCGAAAGCGACTGGCACCGCATCTCCCGCACCCGAACCCGCTGCTTCCGAACCCAAGCCCCGCCGCTCGCTCTATTCGGCCGCACGACGCAAGCTCGCCCCCAGCGAGAAGGCCCGACTCGGCGAAGAGTAA
- the dxr gene encoding 1-deoxy-D-xylulose-5-phosphate reductoisomerase, translating into MTRVMHTSSSAPTRLIVLGSTGSVGVQTLDTVAHLNAVAGPDSPRFEIVGLASASKRDMLAEQARIWSVRHTALFRGEPGDASFVGENAADELVRSIDCDMVVQAITGAAGVRSTLTAIELGRDVALANKESLVVAGALVVPRALERSVRILPVDSEHAALWQCLECVSPGQSPPFSVPATVARAVLTASGGPFRTWPLERMANATPEDALAHPTWNMGRKITIDCATMMNKAFEIVEAHWLFGLEPSRLGVVVHPQSIIHAMTELIDGSTIAQLGSPDMRTPIQQALTAPRRLVGSAPRLSLETLGSLTFEAPDLARYPALALAPRIIELGGTAGAIVNAASEAAVEAFLDHRLPFLRIAQLASEALDAIGISAIRSLEDVLVADSEARRFVALTIPTLSKA; encoded by the coding sequence ATGACACGCGTTATGCACACAAGTTCGAGCGCGCCAACCCGCCTCATCGTGCTCGGCTCGACGGGTTCAGTCGGCGTGCAGACACTTGACACCGTCGCACATCTCAATGCTGTGGCGGGACCCGACAGCCCGCGTTTTGAAATCGTCGGCCTCGCCAGCGCGTCGAAGCGCGACATGCTCGCTGAGCAGGCGCGAATCTGGAGTGTCAGGCACACAGCCCTCTTCCGAGGCGAACCAGGCGATGCGTCGTTCGTCGGGGAAAACGCCGCCGATGAACTCGTGCGCAGCATTGACTGCGACATGGTCGTGCAGGCCATCACGGGCGCAGCCGGCGTGCGATCGACACTCACCGCCATCGAACTCGGGCGCGATGTGGCTCTGGCCAACAAGGAATCGCTTGTTGTGGCCGGGGCGCTCGTGGTGCCACGTGCGCTCGAGCGCTCGGTCCGCATACTTCCTGTCGATAGCGAGCACGCAGCTCTCTGGCAGTGTCTCGAGTGTGTGTCGCCCGGGCAAAGTCCGCCATTCTCGGTGCCCGCAACGGTTGCTCGGGCGGTCCTGACGGCTTCGGGTGGGCCATTCCGCACCTGGCCTCTCGAACGCATGGCCAACGCGACTCCAGAAGACGCCTTGGCGCACCCAACCTGGAACATGGGTCGCAAGATCACGATCGACTGCGCCACCATGATGAACAAGGCCTTCGAGATTGTCGAAGCGCACTGGCTCTTCGGCCTCGAACCCTCACGCCTGGGCGTTGTTGTGCATCCACAATCAATCATCCACGCGATGACGGAACTTATCGATGGCTCGACCATCGCGCAGCTCGGATCGCCCGACATGCGCACGCCAATTCAACAAGCCCTGACCGCTCCTCGCAGGCTCGTCGGCTCGGCGCCGCGACTCTCACTCGAAACCCTCGGCTCACTGACCTTCGAAGCGCCAGACCTTGCACGGTATCCAGCCCTGGCGCTCGCGCCTCGCATCATCGAGCTCGGCGGGACAGCCGGAGCGATCGTCAATGCTGCCAGCGAAGCCGCTGTCGAAGCGTTCCTGGACCATCGCCTTCCGTTCCTGCGCATTGCCCAACTCGCGTCAGAAGCCCTCGACGCCATCGGCATCAGCGCGATCCGCTCGCTCGAGGATGTGCTGGTGGCCGACAGCGAAGCACGCCGCTTTGTCGCGCTCACGATTCCCACACTTTCAAAAGCCTGA
- a CDS encoding zinc-dependent metalloprotease encodes MSKRIGSVTPRVLVGLVGAVVGLGALTWASAQDESARVLQDAQTGSGSEQSDETISQVDIGAMAAMAARGGGGGARAGDLPAWKDVSDGFERVVSTTDPGSFYQVWRNNRDNRILVEMPRGFESQKHFFAMTVAGGEIFAGLQAGDLYCYWKRIGNRLALISPQISVRSTGDAESRDSVNMIFTDRVILDVPVVSTGPSGQPVIDLNNLLLGNASSFFGRSAAGARVALAEIASAKAFPKNIEIAYKVPVGDGTIKTLHYSISLMEGSRGYQPRRADERVGYFTTSYRDLGKFDRDDVNVRYINRWHLEKADPKLKMSPPKQPIVWYVEHTVPIRYRRYVREGIEYWNKAFEQIGIVNALEVRFQDKASGSHMEKDPEDVRYNFIRWLSNDVSTAIGPSRVNPMTGEILDADVVLTDGWIRVFTYQWNDLMPKLATEGMSPQTLEWLESNPTWDPRVRLADPMDRERMLIAHNNGQTTGHFVNNPLDAVDGMMLGSNPFDGLVGRVSQVSGCCEAAHGKALSLASLRMHLMFGLPDDETPAPEEQTEIPAEMLEMLKQHPELLAMMPADKRDAVAIAIAKGVQPESDDEPKDDEPKAEEEPKPRKAPEKKELIDGVPEEFVGPSLAELVAHEVGHCLGLRHNFKGSSAYQLSQINSTDMKGNEPFSTTVMDYNPVNIRMPGFGDAQGDYAVIDIGPYDKWAIEFGYGFGDTTKILGRASDPLLQYGTDEDTWGPDPLARRYDLSANPLDYANNQMALVRHHREKLLTEFVKDGQSWSRTRYGYQITLGQQVQAISMMANWVGGAHVYRDKKGDPNGRAPIDVVPAARQREALDFVIKNSFHDEVYGLSPDLLKHMTIDKWYDEAGMSSIFTDPTFDVHDRVSSVQASVLTMLMNPQTLRRVYDNEFFVPSDQDAMTLAELLSTITEAAWGEIAKAPTTKTTERSPMISSLRRGLQREHVQRLIDLSTPSSMSVNPASRAVSTLAMSSLRDLKSRVDKAVSANPANIDAYSRAHLEEIRVRIEKALDAQFVYGSR; translated from the coding sequence ATGAGTAAAAGGATCGGGAGTGTGACGCCTCGGGTGCTGGTGGGCCTGGTCGGCGCGGTGGTCGGGCTGGGCGCGTTGACCTGGGCTTCGGCACAGGACGAGTCTGCCCGTGTGTTGCAGGACGCGCAAACCGGATCGGGATCGGAGCAATCCGACGAAACCATCTCGCAGGTCGATATTGGCGCGATGGCAGCCATGGCTGCACGCGGGGGAGGTGGGGGCGCACGCGCAGGCGATCTCCCGGCATGGAAGGATGTTTCGGATGGCTTCGAGCGCGTCGTGTCCACGACCGACCCGGGAAGTTTCTATCAGGTCTGGCGGAACAACAGGGACAACCGCATTCTTGTGGAGATGCCGCGAGGGTTCGAGAGTCAGAAGCACTTCTTCGCCATGACGGTAGCCGGTGGCGAGATCTTTGCGGGGTTGCAGGCTGGCGACCTGTACTGCTACTGGAAGCGCATCGGCAATCGTCTGGCGCTCATTTCGCCGCAGATTTCGGTGCGATCAACGGGCGATGCGGAAAGCCGCGACTCGGTCAACATGATCTTTACCGACCGTGTGATTCTTGACGTGCCGGTGGTGTCGACAGGTCCGAGCGGGCAGCCGGTGATCGATCTGAACAATCTTCTGCTGGGCAATGCGTCGTCGTTTTTCGGGCGCAGCGCCGCGGGGGCGCGCGTGGCATTGGCCGAGATCGCGTCAGCCAAGGCGTTTCCGAAGAACATCGAGATTGCCTACAAGGTGCCGGTGGGTGATGGCACGATCAAGACGCTGCATTACTCGATCAGCCTGATGGAGGGCTCGCGCGGATATCAGCCTCGCCGCGCCGACGAGCGCGTCGGGTATTTCACGACGAGTTACCGCGATCTTGGCAAGTTCGACCGCGACGATGTGAACGTGCGTTACATCAATCGCTGGCATCTTGAAAAGGCGGATCCGAAGCTCAAGATGAGTCCGCCGAAGCAGCCGATCGTGTGGTATGTCGAGCACACGGTGCCGATTCGGTATCGTCGCTACGTCCGCGAGGGTATCGAGTACTGGAACAAGGCGTTCGAGCAGATCGGGATTGTCAACGCTCTTGAAGTCCGCTTTCAGGACAAGGCTTCGGGCTCGCACATGGAGAAGGATCCCGAGGACGTTCGCTACAACTTCATTCGCTGGTTGAGCAATGACGTTTCGACCGCGATCGGGCCGAGCCGCGTCAATCCGATGACCGGCGAGATTCTGGATGCGGACGTGGTGCTGACCGACGGGTGGATCCGCGTGTTCACGTATCAGTGGAACGACCTGATGCCGAAACTGGCGACCGAGGGCATGAGTCCTCAGACGCTCGAATGGCTCGAGAGCAATCCGACGTGGGATCCGCGTGTGCGTCTGGCGGATCCGATGGATCGGGAGCGCATGCTCATCGCGCACAATAACGGCCAAACGACAGGGCACTTTGTCAACAATCCGCTCGATGCGGTCGATGGGATGATGCTCGGGTCCAATCCGTTCGACGGGCTTGTCGGGCGGGTGAGTCAGGTCAGCGGGTGTTGCGAAGCTGCACATGGCAAGGCACTGAGCCTCGCCTCGCTGCGCATGCATCTGATGTTCGGCCTGCCTGACGACGAAACTCCGGCACCTGAAGAGCAGACCGAGATTCCTGCAGAGATGCTCGAGATGCTCAAGCAGCATCCGGAGTTGCTGGCCATGATGCCTGCCGACAAGCGCGACGCGGTGGCTATCGCGATTGCCAAGGGTGTGCAGCCTGAGTCTGACGACGAGCCGAAGGATGACGAGCCCAAGGCCGAAGAGGAGCCCAAGCCGAGGAAGGCTCCGGAGAAGAAGGAACTGATTGACGGCGTGCCCGAGGAGTTTGTCGGCCCGTCGCTTGCCGAGTTGGTGGCGCACGAAGTGGGTCACTGCCTGGGTCTGAGGCACAACTTCAAGGGTTCGTCGGCGTATCAGCTGTCGCAGATCAACAGTACTGACATGAAGGGCAACGAGCCCTTCTCGACAACCGTGATGGATTACAACCCGGTAAACATCCGCATGCCGGGGTTTGGTGACGCTCAGGGCGACTATGCTGTCATCGACATCGGGCCATATGACAAGTGGGCGATCGAGTTCGGGTATGGATTCGGAGACACCACCAAGATTCTGGGGCGTGCATCCGATCCGCTGCTCCAGTATGGAACCGACGAAGACACATGGGGCCCGGATCCGCTGGCGCGCCGTTATGACCTGTCTGCCAATCCGCTCGATTATGCCAACAACCAGATGGCGCTCGTGCGGCATCACCGCGAAAAGTTGCTGACCGAGTTTGTCAAGGACGGGCAGAGCTGGTCGCGGACGCGCTATGGCTATCAGATCACACTCGGGCAGCAGGTTCAGGCCATCTCGATGATGGCCAACTGGGTGGGCGGTGCGCATGTGTATCGCGACAAGAAGGGCGACCCGAACGGACGTGCGCCGATCGATGTTGTTCCTGCGGCGAGGCAGCGTGAGGCGCTGGACTTTGTCATAAAAAACAGTTTCCACGACGAGGTCTATGGCTTGTCGCCGGATCTGCTCAAGCACATGACGATCGACAAGTGGTACGACGAGGCTGGGATGAGTTCGATCTTTACAGATCCGACTTTCGACGTGCACGATCGCGTTTCGTCGGTGCAGGCATCGGTCCTGACGATGCTGATGAATCCGCAGACGCTGCGGCGTGTCTATGACAACGAGTTCTTCGTGCCTTCGGACCAGGACGCGATGACGCTGGCCGAGTTGCTCTCGACGATCACCGAGGCAGCGTGGGGCGAGATCGCCAAGGCACCGACGACGAAGACGACGGAGCGCAGCCCGATGATTTCGAGCCTTCGGCGCGGGTTGCAGCGCGAGCATGTGCAGAGACTCATCGACCTTTCGACGCCGTCGAGCATGTCGGTTAATCCGGCTTCGCGAGCAGTCTCGACTCTGGCGATGAGTTCGCTGCGGGACCTCAAGTCGCGTGTTGACAAGGCGGTGAGTGCGAACCCGGCCAACATCGACGCGTACTCGAGGGCTCACCTCGAAGAGATTCGGGTGCGGATCGAAAAGGCGCTCGATGCACAGTTCGTGTATGGCTCGCGGTAA
- a CDS encoding UbiA prenyltransferase family protein — translation MSGEATRSRPLWVELIRLARPQQWLKSAFVVVGPFYAYQDRPVEGSALEHLVWVTLVTALAFSLASSGCYVFNDLADAERDREHPRKRGRPIASGAVKPGLAKAYGIGLFVVAGALIPLLPMPAAAWVGILLAAHVLNVLVYSAGLKRFAIVDVMSLSLGFVFRVLAGCAAVGIGPSTWLLNVTFFLSMFLAFGKRLGERRTMGSAEAAGRARTVQLAYSDEMLRMVVVVTAVATLITYAGYVQERDQAYHLGFNLLWITVLPATYGLIRCITLLEAGEYDDPTEIAVHDWAFAFAGGLFAALTLTLMLLKAFGGVFESG, via the coding sequence GTGAGCGGGGAAGCAACGCGTTCGCGGCCTCTGTGGGTGGAGTTGATCCGCCTTGCGCGCCCGCAGCAGTGGCTCAAGAGCGCGTTTGTTGTCGTCGGGCCTTTTTATGCGTATCAGGACCGCCCGGTCGAAGGGTCGGCTTTGGAGCACTTAGTCTGGGTGACGCTGGTGACTGCGCTGGCGTTTTCGCTTGCTTCGAGCGGGTGTTATGTATTCAACGACCTGGCTGATGCCGAGCGCGACCGGGAGCATCCGCGCAAGCGCGGGCGTCCGATTGCCAGCGGAGCGGTCAAGCCGGGGCTTGCCAAGGCGTACGGGATTGGTTTGTTTGTTGTAGCGGGCGCACTGATTCCGCTGCTCCCGATGCCCGCAGCGGCGTGGGTTGGGATCCTGCTCGCAGCCCATGTGCTCAACGTTCTGGTGTATTCCGCCGGTCTGAAGCGGTTTGCAATCGTGGATGTCATGAGTCTTTCGCTCGGGTTTGTGTTCAGGGTGCTCGCGGGGTGCGCGGCTGTGGGGATCGGGCCCAGCACATGGCTGCTCAATGTCACGTTTTTCCTCAGTATGTTTCTGGCGTTCGGAAAACGTCTTGGTGAACGGCGGACAATGGGATCGGCCGAGGCTGCCGGGCGGGCTCGAACAGTGCAACTGGCGTATTCCGATGAAATGCTTCGGATGGTGGTGGTGGTGACCGCAGTCGCAACCCTCATCACCTATGCGGGGTATGTACAGGAGCGCGATCAGGCGTACCACCTCGGGTTCAATCTGCTCTGGATCACGGTCCTGCCGGCGACGTATGGGCTGATCCGGTGCATCACGCTTCTAGAAGCGGGGGAATACGACGATCCGACGGAAATCGCGGTGCACGACTGGGCATTTGCCTTTGCGGGCGGGCTTTTTGCAGCCCTGACGCTGACGTTGATGCTTTTGAAGGCTTTTGGTGGAGTTTTTGAATCGGGCTGA